A genomic stretch from Aedes albopictus strain Foshan chromosome 2, AalbF5, whole genome shotgun sequence includes:
- the LOC134287855 gene encoding uncharacterized protein K02A2.6-like isoform X1, which translates to MSAMGTLDHYVAGTPFTNYVERLESLSRFNKWDEENKKCVLIALSGSVVYDELKLMFPGVELQTLRYDDMIKKLKERFDKVEPDMMQRYRFYNRYQRPDETAESYILAVKLQAENCDFKEFKETAIRDRLVMGLYDKELQKKLLMDEDLSLAAVEKKIISSEVAGNQANSIFGPERRESSEISSIKNRLGKKEWNRNPRDYERESRGYERSPREYYGRSRDRSRNVSEKKHVSFRERSTSFNRDGNPYANAICNFCKKKGHLRRQCYSYRNNNSVRFVESDSGSKTETSYNFKRDKENSASEVESDGMECLLITAVNKINEPCMVDVTIEGKRMQMEIDSGAAVSVISDIDYLEFFGTVPINTCERQLVVVNGDRLHIVGEIKVRVVLNGTASYQKIIILECEKHFTPLIGRTWLDFYYPEWRTGFVQKTPVNKLVQSKGTDQIVEDLKQKYSKIFNKDFSEPIKGYEGELQLKHDQPIFKKAYTVPYKLKDKLDNHLDMLEQQNIITAIKASEWASPVIVVVKKDQDIRMVIDCKVSINRVIVPNTYPLPLAQDIFASLAGCTVFCCLDLAGAYTQVQLSERSRRFMVINTPKGLYTYNRLPQGASSSAAIFQQIMEQILHGLENISVYLDDVLIAGKDLADCLKNLEAVLERLSKANVKINFSKCKFFVNKLPYLGHVVTDKGLMPSPEKLSTIEQAKPPKNVSELRAYLGLINYYHKFVPRLSAKLSSLHALLSNDKQFEWTDTCDEAFKASKRSLLEANILEYYDPNKPLVVVSDASSYGLGGVLAHEVEGKENPICFTSFSLNSAQKKYPILHLEALALVCTIKKFHKFLFGQKFKVFTDHKPLLGIFGKCGANSVFVTRLQRYIMELSIYDFEIAYRPSALMGNADFCSRFPLGQVVPRSLDGEHIMSLNFSHSLPLDYKKIAEATSADSHLVEIRRFVEEGWPTSLNERFKAMYSLRIDLEVIDNCVLYQGRVVVPVGLRPKVLRMLHANHIGIIKMKQLARETVFWPRINLDIEDFLNRCEVCIKSSPAPAKSTENKWIPTTRPFSRVHADFFYFDRKMFLLIVDSHSKWVEVEIMLNGTDAKRVIDKFMAVFARFGLPDVVVTDGGPPFNSKEFTSFLVNHGIKPLKSPPYNPSSNGQAERLVRVVKDALKKHLLDPELNRLDIVSQLNYFLFNYRNQIATADGFVPSSKMFSYKPKVLMDLINPTKQYKTYLEIPKPANNTYIQAEQVLDPFSKLVVGDKIFYKNFRKTDPQRWIEAKFIKQLSKNVFQISLHRNVLSAHRDQLKLPKPARGSRLLVPSKHSRKRSSRELSEEDGACVGFEEEPKDQSFSKFMDKLERSVGSNNPKRPKLSRSPIITRSRSRTCEV; encoded by the coding sequence ATGTCGGCCATGGGAACGTTGGACCACTATGTGGCGGGAACTCCTTTTACCAACTATGTTGAGAGATTGGAGAGCCTTAGCCGATTTAACAAATGGGATGAAGAGAATAAGAAATGTGTTTTAATAGCTCTTTCTGGTTCGGTCGTATACGATGAGTTAAAATTAATGTTTCCTGGTGTAGAGCTGCAGACTTTGAGATACGATGACATGATCAAAAAGTTGAAAGAACGTTTCGACAAAGTCGAACCAGACATGATGCAGCGATATCGGTTCTACAACCGTTATCAACGTCCCGATGAAACAGCTGAAAGCTATATTCTGGCTGTTAAGTTGCAAGCTGAGAATTGTGATTTTAAAGAGTTTAAAGAAACTGCAATTCGAGATAGGCTTGTTATGGGACTTTATGACAAAGAGTTGCAGAAAAAGTTGTTGATGGATGAGGATTTGAGTTTAGCAGCTGTGGAGAAAAAGATTATTAGCAGTGAGGTAGCGGGAAACCAAGCGAATTCTATTTTCGGGCCGGAGAGACGAGAGTCATCTGAAATCAGCTCAATAAAGAATCGATTAGGGAAAAAAGAGTGGAATAGGAACCCCAGAGATTATGAGAGGGAATCCAGAGGTTATGAGAGATCACCCAGAGAGTATTACGGGCGGTCTAGAGATCGCAGTCGGAACGTGAGTGAGAAAAAACATGTGAGCTTTCGAGAGAGATCGACTTCGTTTAACAGAGATGGTAATCCGTATGCAAATGCAATTTGCAACTTTTGCAAAAAGAAAGGCCATTTGAGACGACAATGTTACTCCTATCGCAACAACAACTCTGTTAGGTTTGTGGAATCAGATTCGGGTTCAAAAACTGAAACATCGTATAACTTTAAGCGGGATAAAGAAAACAGTGCATCTGAGGTAGAATCGGACGGTATGGAGTGCTTGTTGATAACCGCTGTAAACAAAATCAATGAACCATGCATGGTTGATGTTACGATAGAAGGAAAACGAATGCAAATGGAAATAGATTCAGGAGCGGCGGTGTCGGTAATTAGCGATATAGattatttagaattttttggaaCGGTTCCTATTAACACCTGTGAAAGACAATTAGTGGTCGTGAATGGCGATCGCTTACATATTGTAGGAGAAATCAAAGTTAGGGTTGTTTTGAATGGAACAGCTAGTTATCAGAAAATCATCATTTTGGAATGTGAAAAACATTTCACACCGCTCATCGGTAGGACATGGCTTGATTTCTATTACCCGGAGTGGAGAACAGGGTTCGTGCAGAAAACTCCAGTCAACAagttggtgcaaagcaaaggtaCAGATCAAATTGTTGAAGATTTAAAGCAAAAATACTCAAAAattttcaacaaagatttttCAGAACCGATTAAGGGTTACGAAGGAGAGTTGCAGTTGAAACATGACCAACCGATCTTTAAAAAAGCGTACACAGTTCCCTACAAACTGAAAGACAAATTGGATAATCACCTCGATATGCTTGAACAGCAAAACATAATAACAGCCATCAAAGCTAGCGAGTGGGCTTCACCGGTTATCGTGGTCGTGAAAAAGGATCAGGATATCCGTATGGTGATTGACTGCAAGGTATCTATTAATCGCGTTATAGTACCGAATACTTATCCGCTACCGCTTGCTCAAGATATTTTTGCTTCTCTGGCTGGGTGTACGGTTTTTTGTTGTTTGGATTTGGCAGGTGCATATACACAGGTGCAACTCTCTGAGCGTTCTAGAAGGTTTATGGTTATAAATACACCCAAAGGTTTATATACTTATAATCGACTTCCACAAGGTGCATCCAGCAGTGCAGCAATATTCCAACAAATTATGGAACAAATCCTACATGGGCTGGAAAACATCAGTGTTTATTTAGACGACGTCCTAATTGCAGGAAAAGATTTAGCTGACTGTTTGAAAAATTTGGAAGCAGTCTTAGAACGTTTGTCTAAGGCTAATGTTAAAATAAACTTTTCAAAATGTAAGTTTTTTGTAAACAAGTTACCATATTTAGGTCACGTAGTGACGGACAAAGGCCTAATGCCCTCTCCAGAAAAATTATCAACAATCGAACAGGCTAAACCACCCAAGAACGTTAGCGAGTTAAGGGCTTACCTTGGCCTGATTAATTATTACCATAAATTTGTTCCTCGTCTGTCCGCAAAGCTGAGCAGTTTGCATGCCTTGTTGAGTAATGACAAACAGTTTGAATGGACTGATACATGTGATGAGGCATTCAAGGCTAGTAAAAGATCTTTGTTGGAGGCAAATATTCTGGAATACTATGACCCTAATAAGCCACTTGTTGTCGTATCTGACGCTAGTTCATATGGCTTGGGGGGTGTTTTGGCTCATGAAGTCGAAGGTAAGGAAAACCCCATTTGTTTTACTTCTTTTTCTCTTAACTCGGCGCAGAAGAAATACCCCATACTACACCTTGAAGCCTTGGCGCTTGTCTGTACCAtaaagaaatttcataaatttcttttcgGGCAAAAATTCAAGGTTTTTACCGACCACAAGCCGTTACTGGGGATTTTTGGCAAGTGTGGTGCCAACTCAGTGTTTGTGACAAGGCTTCAGAGGTACATTATGGAGTTATCTATTTATGACTTCGAGATCGCATACCGACCCTCAGCACTGATGGGAAATGCCGATTTTTGCTCGCGGTTTCCGTTGGGCCAAGTGGTTCCTAGAAGCTTGGACGGTGAGCATATCATGAGCCTCAATTTCTCCCATTCGTTACCACTAGACTACAAGAAAATTGCAGAAGCTACTTCTGCAGATTCTCATTTAGTGGAAATCCGGCGTTTCGTAGAAGAAGGTTGGCCAACATCGCTGAATGAACGGTTCAAAGCTATGTATTCATTGAGAATCGATCTAGAAGTTATTGATAACTGTGTTCTGTATCAAGGAAGAGTTGTTGTTCCTGTGGGTTTAAGACCTAAAGTGCTTCGAATGCTGCATGCTAATCACATAGGcattataaaaatgaaacaactaGCCCGTGAAACTGTTTTTTGGCCAAGAATAAATCTGGACATAGAGGATTTTCTCAATCGTTGTGAAGTCTGTATAAAGTCATCTCCAGCGCCAGCAAAATCAACAGAAAATAAATGGATCCCTACAACTAGGCCATTTAGTCGAGTACATGCCGACTTTTTCTATTTTGATAGGAAAATGTTTTTACTTATTGTTGACAGCCACTCGAAATGGGTGGAAGTCGAAATCATGCTGAACGGAACGGATGCTAAACGTGTAATAGACAAATTCATGGCCGTGTTTGCAAGATTTGGACTTCCAGACGTTGTGGTCACAGACGGTGGACCTCCATTTAATTCAAAGGAATTTACTTCATTCCTAGTAAACCATGGAATAAAACCATTAAAAAGTCCTCCGTACAACCCAAGTAGCAACGGACAAGCTGAAAGACTTGTTAGAGTCGTCAAAGATGCTTTGAAGAAGCATCTGCTAGATCCGGAGCTAAACCGTTTAGACATTGTAAGTCAATTGAATTACTTTTTATTCAATTACAGAAACCAAATTGCAACTGCTGATGGTTTTGTGCCCTCCAGCAAAATGTTTAGTTACAAACCAAAAGTTTTGATGGATTTGATCAATCCTACTAAACAATACAAAACATATTTAGAGATTCCCAAACCAGCAAACAACACCTACATCCAGGCTGAGCAAGTCCTAGATCCATTCAGTAAGTTGGTAGTTGGAGATAAGATATTCTACAAAAATTTCAGGAAAACAGATCCTCAGCGTTGGATTGAAGCTAAATTCATAAAACAACTCTCTAAGAATGTCTTCCAAATATCTCTCCATAGGAACGTTTTATCGGCACATCGAGATCAACTGAAACTTCCGAAACCCGCGAGAGGCTCTAGACTGCTAGTCCCGTCAAAACACTCACGGAAGCGCAGTAGTAGGGAGCTGAGTGAGGAAGATGGCGCGTGCGTTGGTTTCGAGGAAGAACCTAAGGATCAGTCATTTAGCAAATTCATGGATAAGCTAGAAAGATCTGTCGGTTCAAACAATCCTAAAAGACCGAAGCTCAGCCGAAGCCCAATAATAACAAGGAGCCGCTCGCGAACATGTGAAGTGTAA
- the LOC134287855 gene encoding uncharacterized protein K02A2.6-like isoform X2 yields MSAMGTLDHYVAGTPFTNYVERLESLSRFNKWDEENKKCVLIALSGSVVYDELKLMFPGVELQTLRYDDMIKKLKERFDKVEPDMMQRYRFYNRYQRPDETAESYILAVKLQAENCDFKEFKETAIRDRLVMGLYDKELQKKLLMDEDLSLAAVEKKIISSEVAGNQANSIFGPERRESSEISSIKNRLGKKEWNRNPRDYERESRGYERSPREYYGRSRDRSRNVSEKKHVSFRERSTSFNRDGNPYANAICNFCKKKGHLRRQCYSYRNNNSVRFVESDSGSKTETSYNFKRDKENSASEVESDGMECLLITAVNKINEPCMVDVTIEGKRMQMEIDSGAAVSVISDIDYLEFFGTVPINTCERQLVVVNGDRLHIVGEIKVRVVLNGTASYQKIIILECEKHFTPLIGRTWLDFYYPEWRTGFVQKTPVNKLVQSKGTDQIVEDLKQKYSKIFNKDFSEPIKGYEGELQLKHDQPIFKKAYTVPYKLKDKLDNHLDMLEQQNIITAIKASEWASPVIVVVKKDQDIRMVIDCKERFIGTSRSTETSETRERL; encoded by the exons ATGTCGGCCATGGGAACGTTGGACCACTATGTGGCGGGAACTCCTTTTACCAACTATGTTGAGAGATTGGAGAGCCTTAGCCGATTTAACAAATGGGATGAAGAGAATAAGAAATGTGTTTTAATAGCTCTTTCTGGTTCGGTCGTATACGATGAGTTAAAATTAATGTTTCCTGGTGTAGAGCTGCAGACTTTGAGATACGATGACATGATCAAAAAGTTGAAAGAACGTTTCGACAAAGTCGAACCAGACATGATGCAGCGATATCGGTTCTACAACCGTTATCAACGTCCCGATGAAACAGCTGAAAGCTATATTCTGGCTGTTAAGTTGCAAGCTGAGAATTGTGATTTTAAAGAGTTTAAAGAAACTGCAATTCGAGATAGGCTTGTTATGGGACTTTATGACAAAGAGTTGCAGAAAAAGTTGTTGATGGATGAGGATTTGAGTTTAGCAGCTGTGGAGAAAAAGATTATTAGCAGTGAGGTAGCGGGAAACCAAGCGAATTCTATTTTCGGGCCGGAGAGACGAGAGTCATCTGAAATCAGCTCAATAAAGAATCGATTAGGGAAAAAAGAGTGGAATAGGAACCCCAGAGATTATGAGAGGGAATCCAGAGGTTATGAGAGATCACCCAGAGAGTATTACGGGCGGTCTAGAGATCGCAGTCGGAACGTGAGTGAGAAAAAACATGTGAGCTTTCGAGAGAGATCGACTTCGTTTAACAGAGATGGTAATCCGTATGCAAATGCAATTTGCAACTTTTGCAAAAAGAAAGGCCATTTGAGACGACAATGTTACTCCTATCGCAACAACAACTCTGTTAGGTTTGTGGAATCAGATTCGGGTTCAAAAACTGAAACATCGTATAACTTTAAGCGGGATAAAGAAAACAGTGCATCTGAGGTAGAATCGGACGGTATGGAGTGCTTGTTGATAACCGCTGTAAACAAAATCAATGAACCATGCATGGTTGATGTTACGATAGAAGGAAAACGAATGCAAATGGAAATAGATTCAGGAGCGGCGGTGTCGGTAATTAGCGATATAGattatttagaattttttggaaCGGTTCCTATTAACACCTGTGAAAGACAATTAGTGGTCGTGAATGGCGATCGCTTACATATTGTAGGAGAAATCAAAGTTAGGGTTGTTTTGAATGGAACAGCTAGTTATCAGAAAATCATCATTTTGGAATGTGAAAAACATTTCACACCGCTCATCGGTAGGACATGGCTTGATTTCTATTACCCGGAGTGGAGAACAGGGTTCGTGCAGAAAACTCCAGTCAACAagttggtgcaaagcaaaggtaCAGATCAAATTGTTGAAGATTTAAAGCAAAAATACTCAAAAattttcaacaaagatttttCAGAACCGATTAAGGGTTACGAAGGAGAGTTGCAGTTGAAACATGACCAACCGATCTTTAAAAAAGCGTACACAGTTCCCTACAAACTGAAAGACAAATTGGATAATCACCTCGATATGCTTGAACAGCAAAACATAATAACAGCCATCAAAGCTAGCGAGTGGGCTTCACCGGTTATCGTGGTCGTGAAAAAGGATCAGGATATCCGTATGGTGATTGACTGCAAG GAACGTTTTATCGGCACATCGAGATCAACTGAAACTTCCGAAACCCGCGAGAGGCTCTAG
- the LOC115254715 gene encoding uncharacterized protein LOC115254715, with amino-acid sequence MENQSAKRSWADAHLVDGGSEQNQCCFLCQSAPRKLCQLSTADNLKALIRKYLRIKVLSDANKFVCEDCIEKLKSLKWFVLQGRKNDVFLKNLQSELLPQDENYCRLCLATTDRLQAIFTENTQQQHNNALCELVKECIRIEIDYHRDFTSHICALCRSHLEMFITFKRITQQLQNEKSPNPIKPVSPEVDGKNEAVEASKQNDVVVQCDTTPVLKVVNTDQNGEPVKKKKRYRRTKAEMALARAQGLVKPIAKANTGEKTKKNKKASVPKVPTITESNPWALPNRKKICQTLWTADDERNFEVTRATGGRVRIFMDGFPFYLSKSKADGTSLWHCDSKKLHNCRMDIIVSANGKIATVCEGRSHSHSKELGPLFKCPLGKGKILHADGTEDTFWLIEHKRMGRPVERHLIYRGYRYILISCFQYYKKDTSLWACRTSRCNATLEINGIFEKISSLKGTHAHPEICDKEWREALRDSRVSRFSEDVISSFRSGKACGNKKQLPDIYGKLSAVNNFRDFEVIKLKKDIYKIRYDRYDYKLYLKQQDGSTLWKCIWDGIHSCKAVIVVTSDGNSAAYYGIVEHNHPVEPGQILRCEPQQYSVRNIANDAMEGVSLLERECKYFRSRTILYGYHLYNLYQIVNDESSWSCIRTDSNGDPCLASMIVTGRMESFLQKGVHCHQPIPKSDIKSIIKSGNLVDLSALKQTNDSMPADMAEPVMADDVLEILKQQLLSNPTGRGTIWDMTENKNNSFYFVKDQAKKNDMPYKFLYQKYRYAFATIDEYGISQWICCQLLESSTLAGTCTARATIEGVFHRVSIKGFHNHDGIPQSLV; translated from the exons GTTTTGTCCGACGCAAACAAGTTTGTTTGTGAGGATTGCATAGAAAAACTGAAATCACTCAAGTGGTTCGTTCTTCAAGGCAGGAAGAATGACGTCTTCCTCAAAAATCTCCAAAGCGAACTACTGCCCCAGGACGAGAACTACTGCCGACTGTGCCTCGCGACCACCGATCGTCTACAAGCAATATTCACTGAAAATActcaacaacagcataacaacgcTCTTTGCGAGTTGGTCAAAGAGTGCATTCGCATTGAAATCGATTACCATCGGGACTTTACGTCCCACATTTGCGCGTTGTGTCGCTCTCACCTGGAAATGTTTATAACGTTCAAACGGATCACACAGCAACTTCAGAACGAAAAAAGCCCCAACCCGATCAAACCGGTGTCACCGGAAGTAGATGGGAAAAACGAAGCAGTTGAAGCGTCCAAACAGAACGATGTAGTTGTCCAATGTGATACCACGCCTGTTCTGAAAGTGGTCAACACCGACCAGAATGGTGAACCTGTTAAAAAGAAGAAGCGATACAGACGCACCAAAGCAGAGATGGCCCTAGCTCGCGCTCAAGGACTCGTGAAACCAATCGCCAAGGCTAACactggtgaaaagacaaaaaagaACAAAAAGGCTTCGGTTCCGAAGGTTCCGACAATCACCGAGAGTAATCCGTGGGCTCTTCCGAATCGTAAGAAGATCTGTCAGACCCTATGGACGGCGGACGACGAACGAAACTTCGAGGTCACCAGAGCTACTGGAGGCCGGGTACGCattttcatggatggattcccgtTCTATCTCAGCAAATCGAAAGCGGATGGGACGAGCCTGTGGCACTGCGATTCCAAGAAATTGCACAATTGCAG AATGGATATTATCGTCAGTGCCAACGGGAAAATAGCAACCGTTTGCGAGGGAAGGAGTCACTCGCACAGTAAGGAACTCGGGCCATTATTCAAATGTCCTCTAGGAAAAGGAAAAATCCTACACGCTGATGGAACTGAGGATACCTTCTGGTTGATTGAACACAAAAGGATGGGCAGACCTGTCGAGAGGCATTTGATCTATCGCGGTTACCGGTATATCCTAATTTCCTGCTTCCAATACTATAAGAAAGACACCAGTCTGTGGGCTTGTAGAACTAGTCGATGTAATGCTACTCTAGAAATCAACGGAATATTCGAGAAAATATCTTCTCTCAAGGGAACTCATGCACACCCGGAGATTTGCGATAAGGAATGGCGAGAAGCTTTGAGAGATAGTAGAGTAAGCAGGTTCTCTGAGGATGTTATTTCTTCTTTTCGGAGTGGCAAAGCTTGCGGAAATAAGAAACAGTTGCCAGATATTTACGGCAAATTGTCCGCCGTGAACAATTTTCGAGATTTTGAAGTGATTAAATTAAAAAAGGATATCTACAAAATAAGGTATGACAGATATGATTACAAGCTTTACTTGAAACAGCAAGATGGATCAACGCTTTGGAAGTGCATTTGGGATGGTATCCATAGTTGCAAGGCAGTTATCGTGGTGACTAGCGACGGAAATTCTGCAGCGTACTACGGTATAGTCGAGCACAACCATCCAGTGGAACCGGGTCAGATCCTTCGATGCGAACCTCAGCAATACTCTGTTCGAAACATCGCCAACGATGCAATGGAAGGTGTCTCTTTACTTGAGCGCGAATGCAAATACTTCCGTAGTCGTACAATTTTGTACGGCTATCATTTGTACAACTTGTACCAAATAGTAAACGACGAATCCAGTTGGTCTTGCATCAGAACGGACTCAAATGGCGATCCGTGTCTTGCATCCATGATAGTAACTGGCAGAATGGAATCATTCCTGCAGAAAGGTGTCCACTGCCACCAGCCCATACCAAAGAGTGATATTAAAAGTATCATCAAATCAGGAAACTTAGTGGACCTGTCGGCTCTGAAGCAAACCAACGATTCGATGCCTGCAGATATGGCGGAACCAGTGATGGCCGATGATGtgctggaaatcctaaagcaacAACTTCTAAGCAATCCTACGGGACGCGGAACAATCTGGGATATGACGGAAAACAAAAACAATTCCTTCTATTTTGTGAAGGACCAGGCGAAGAAGAACGACATGCCCTACAAGTTCCTGTACCAGAAGTACCGGTACGCATTTGCTACCATCGACGAATACGGTATCAGTCAGTGGATTTGCTGCCAACTTTTGGAGAGTAGTACTCTAGCGGGAACATGCACGGCGCGGGCAACAATCGAGGGCGTTTTTCACCGGGTTTCCATCAAAGGATTTCACAACCACGACGGCATTCCGCAATCACTGGTTTAG